One window from the genome of Candidatus Woesearchaeota archaeon encodes:
- a CDS encoding MFS transporter translates to MRLNKRIKILLYGGTMWYFGEGMLGPLFAIFTERVGGTILDVSWAWATYLIFAGFLYIIVGKITDIRDNKEKVMLFGYALNTLFTFAYLLVSVPWHLFIVQAGLGIAAAMATPTWNALYAKHEDRKNGGFQWGLSGGMAQIITGIAVIIGGYIVSYFSFTTLFMLMGTVQAFATFIQLQIITNK, encoded by the coding sequence ATGAGACTTAATAAACGCATTAAAATCCTGCTCTATGGGGGAACTATGTGGTATTTTGGCGAGGGGATGCTTGGTCCGCTTTTTGCAATATTTACTGAAAGAGTAGGCGGAACTATTTTAGATGTTTCATGGGCATGGGCGACTTACCTTATTTTTGCAGGATTTCTCTACATAATTGTCGGTAAAATAACAGATATCCGCGATAATAAAGAAAAAGTAATGCTGTTTGGCTACGCGCTTAACACATTATTTACTTTTGCATATTTATTAGTTTCTGTTCCATGGCATTTATTTATTGTTCAAGCAGGATTAGGGATTGCCGCCGCAATGGCTACTCCAACATGGAATGCTCTTTATGCAAAACATGAAGATCGAAAAAATGGCGGGTTTCAATGGGGTCTTTCCGGAGGAATGGCTCAAATAATCACGGGAATAGCAGTTATTATTGGGGGTTACATTGTAAGTTATTTTTCATTTACAACATTATTCATGTTAATGGGCACTGTTCAAGCGTTTGCCACATTTATACAATTACAAATAATAACAAATAAATAA
- a CDS encoding TIGR04084 family radical SAM/SPASM domain-containing protein: MFYHIILTTKCNLKCEYCYGASCDDFVNELPENIDITYPENIDYNIQDLKRFCDKDPDCTLTFYGGEPLCNLNKIKEIMDKINPKQWMIQTNAIYLNKLPSRCTNKFHTILTSIDGDKELTNRYRGNTVYETVLKNIQYIKDNGYKGEIIARMAVMENTDIYKAVTHLINIGYTSIHWQLNAMFWENDLKKRNFIEWANNSYNPGIKKLIEFWINDMKQNNRVLKLYPFLDVTYDLLKNQTTRLRCGSGHSNYSIQTDGVIIPCPIMLGMKDYYLGHIKDTDPNSLKKVSCKEPCASCKEFETCGGRCLYSNILKPWKNEGYHILCPTIYNLIDELRKALPNIKELIQNNTISLKDFEHIKYNGCEIIP; the protein is encoded by the coding sequence ATGTTTTACCATATAATCCTCACAACAAAATGTAATTTAAAATGTGAATATTGTTACGGCGCATCTTGCGATGATTTTGTAAATGAATTGCCCGAAAATATTGATATCACTTATCCTGAAAATATTGATTACAACATCCAAGACTTAAAAAGGTTCTGCGATAAAGATCCAGACTGCACATTAACTTTTTATGGAGGAGAACCATTATGCAATCTAAATAAAATCAAAGAAATAATGGATAAAATCAACCCTAAACAGTGGATGATTCAAACTAATGCAATCTATCTTAACAAACTGCCAAGTAGATGCACAAACAAATTTCACACAATATTAACATCAATTGATGGTGATAAAGAATTAACAAACCGATATAGGGGTAATACTGTTTACGAAACGGTTCTAAAAAATATTCAATACATAAAAGATAATGGATATAAGGGAGAAATTATTGCAAGAATGGCAGTAATGGAAAACACAGATATTTACAAAGCAGTTACACACTTAATAAACATTGGTTACACAAGTATCCATTGGCAACTCAATGCAATGTTTTGGGAGAATGATTTAAAAAAACGTAATTTTATTGAATGGGCAAATAATTCTTATAATCCCGGGATAAAAAAACTCATAGAATTCTGGATAAACGATATGAAACAAAATAATCGTGTTTTAAAGTTGTACCCGTTCTTAGATGTAACATATGATTTACTCAAAAATCAAACAACTAGGCTTAGATGTGGTTCAGGCCATTCTAATTATTCAATACAGACAGACGGTGTAATCATTCCCTGCCCAATTATGCTTGGCATGAAAGATTATTATTTGGGACATATTAAAGATACAGATCCGAACAGCCTAAAAAAAGTGAGCTGCAAAGAACCCTGCGCTTCTTGTAAAGAATTTGAAACCTGCGGCGGAAGATGCCTTTACTCAAATATTTTAAAACCATGGAAAAATGAAGGTTACCACATCCTTTGTCCAACAATTTACAATTTGATTGATGAACTTAGAAAGGCGCTTCCTAATATAAAAGAACTTATCCAAAACAATACAATCTCTTTAAAAGATTTTGAACATATCAAATACAATGGCTGCGAAATCATTCCTTAA